From Rutidosis leptorrhynchoides isolate AG116_Rl617_1_P2 chromosome 3, CSIRO_AGI_Rlap_v1, whole genome shotgun sequence, a single genomic window includes:
- the LOC139900173 gene encoding uncharacterized protein — protein sequence MEGHPYAQRLSDNEFCLVAELFRMNMAPRDILSVIKQHFPNNVSSLSTIYNAIKKIRMMETGGKSPMQVLMSILHSSGYTYYYTTATSNELENLFFIHPISFNIWRAYPHVLIIDATYKTNRYKMPFVKIVGVTSTSKTFCIAFAFIHDETTVRYEWVLNCLKLTLGECMLPRVIVTDREMALINACRGVFPDAARLFCRWHIRHNIIDKWKRSFKRKDDWTAFYDLWTLLEGSSTLKTYTGYYKQLESFLKRLNLTRDGNCGYRAFAVSLMGNEQYYENIRYEMKEELQNKPEFYKSMFDRGIKSLKASLCYVRSPCPPEYWMMMPHAGILIANRFGVIVHSLSMSESSTIFPFWMGPEEFQEIRVLTIALVNCENHYVTVELQGDYPMPPVTGYFHDRYITTSAARWKEVYKERFEQFIQFNRREADFVDLND from the exons ATGGAAGGTCATCCATATGCACAAAGACTTTCCGATAATGAATTTTGTTTGGTTGCGGAGTTATTTAGGATGAATATGGCGCCACGAGATATTTTATCAGTTATTAAGCAACATTTTCCAAATAACGTGTCTTCGTTGAGTACTATTTACAACGCAATTAAAAAAATTCGCATGATGGAGACAGGAGGCAAATCTCCCATGCAGGTTCTTATGTCTATTCTTCATTCTAGTGGTTATACTTATTACTATACCACAGCTACATCAAATGAGTTAGAAAATTTATTCTTCATTCATCCAATATCATTCAATATTTGGCGTGCATATCCACACGTGTTGATCATAGACGCGACGTACAAAACTAACCGTTATAAGATGCCTTTCGTTAAAATTGTTGGTGTAACTTCAACCAGCAAAACATTTTGTATAGCTTTTGCCTTCATTCATGATGAAACGACGGTTAGATACGAATGGGTCTTGAATTGTTTGAAGTTAACCCTAGGCGAGTGCATGCTCCCACGTGTTATAGTTACAGATAGAGAGATGGCATTAATAAATGCATGCAGAGGAGTTTTTCCGGATGCTGCCCGATTATTTTGTAGATGGCACATTCGTCACAATATAATTGATAAGTGGAAGCGATCTTTTAAAAGAAAGGATGATTGGACTGCATTTTATGACTTATGGACGTTACTCGAGGGTTCTTCAACGCTGAAAACTTACACCGGATATTACAAGCAACTTGAGTCATTTCTAAAACGCTTAAATCTTACAC GTGATGGAAATTGTGGATATCGGGCATTCGCCGTTTCCCTCATGGGAAATGAACAATATTATGAGAATATTCGGTATGAAATGAAAGAAGAGCTGCAGAATAAACCCGAATTCTACAAAAGCATGTTTGACAGAGGAATAAAGTCCTTGAAAGCTTCTCTATGTTACGTTAGATCTCCTTGTCCACCAGAATATTGGATGATGATGCCCCATGCAGGTATACTGATAGCCAATAGGTTTGGTGTAATAGTCCACTCATTGAGCATGTCAGAAAGTTCGACCATTTTCCCGTTTTGGATGGGTCCAGAAGAGTTTCAAGAAATAAGAGTTCTTACAATTGCCCTAGTAAATTGTGAGAATCATTATGTTACGGTGGAATTACAAGGAGATTACCCTATGCCTCCGGTTACAGGTTACTTTCATGATCGTTATATTACCACTTCTGCAGCTAGATGGAAAGAAGTTTATAAGGAGCGCTTTGAACAATTTATCCAATTTAACCGTCGTGAAGCTGATTTTGTCGATTTAAATGATTAG